From Pseudoalteromonas piratica:
ATAAGCGTTTGTTGTATCTACTACACGTAAAGTATTGTCAAAAAATTTATAGCGAAGCGGAAAATGCTGATGCGGCCCAGACATCATAAAGTAGTTACTATGACCGTCCCCCAAAGCACCGGTTATTGCCATAAGGCGTGTTTCTACTTCGACTTCACTGAGTATTGCTAAATCATTTTTTAAATCGTTAATATATTGATCAAATTCAACTTCTGACAAGGTATGAAATGGATTGATATGCTTTGTTTTAACTTCATTTTGATAAAAGTCGATATCTTCTAACCACAGTTTCTGCTGCTTTTCTGTTAAATTGGCTGCGTTTAAATTAAACGATGCAACAACCAGCATGGCTAAAATCAGTTGTACTCTCATTCTCCCTCTCCTTGCTGCACTGTGTCTTGAGCAAAGGTGTTATTGCTAATTAACGCAGAATGGCGTGTGCCATTTGAATAATGGGAAGGTGACACACCAAACTGTTTGGTAAAGGCGCGGCGAAAACTATCGTAATTATTAAACCCCAGCTTGATAGAAATAAGTTGTAAATTGCTGTTTTCTTGAGATAACAAGTCCCGTGCGTGGTTGAGTTTTAACATACGGAAATAATGACTCGGCGTGCAATTAAGGTGCAACTTAAACAGTCGCGTAAGCTGCCTTTCGCTTAAACTGCAATACTCTGCCATGCGCGAAACTGAAATTGCATTATTGAGCTGTGTTGCTAGCCAGTCAATAAGTGGCGAAAGCTTTAAACTGTCGCCCGATTGCAGTGCAAGCACATCAGAATATTGCTGCTGTGACCCTGCACGCTGTAAATATACCACCAAATCTTTCGCGACTTTTGCCGCCATGCTGTTGCCGTAATCTTCACGAATAATCGCAAGGGCAAGATCCACACCCGATAGCACGCCAGCTGATGACCAAATAGTGTGGTCGCGAATAAAGAGTGGCTCTGGTGTAACAATTTTATTGGGATGTTGCTTGGCTAAACTAGCTGCATGACGCCAATGGGTTGTAAGCGTTAACGCTTTATCTTGAAAAAGTTGGGCCAAAATAAAAGCACCGGTGCAAATGCTAAATACGCGCTTTGCTTTTAACGCTATTTTTTTAAGCGCTACAAATTCAATTTGACTAAGCGCCAGTGTGCGCATGCCTGTGCCTCCACAAATAATCAAATCGTGCAGTTCAAAGTCATCTTCTAGCGTAAAATCAACGCTCACTTTTTGATTATATGCAGTGTGTACGTCCTCACCATTTATGCCTAATAACTTGCAATCGTAAGCACCGCGTTTAAAACTATTGGTTTCCATAAAGGCTTCAAGCGGGCCAAATAAGTCGAGCGCCTGAAATCCATTTGCAATAAAGTAAACTTGTTTAATCGTCATGTGTGTTCCTCCACGCGCTCATCATACCCCGTTAAAAATGTCATTTAATACATTAAAACGACATTATCAGACATTTGAACATTAAGTTTAGAGGCATAAAGCAAGTAAAAAAAAGCCCGTGGGATACACAGGCTTTTTGTTGCTTTTAAAATTTAAGCAGAGGCTTAAAAGAAATAAATCGCGGTAATTATAATAATACCCACCTTAAAAACATGGAGTGATTTTGCTCGGCACTTAACATGTCGCTAAATTTTGAATGGTCGCAGATTTTTTAAATTACTGATGTGCGCTAGTTCACGCATTTAGTCGTTCCGAGTATAACCAGTCAACCGCAATTCTGGGTCACCAATTTGCCTTTGTTTATAGCCTGTAACTCGCTAAAAATAAATTATTTTAATGCGCTTTTTCACAACATAATAATTGTCGATACGACAAAAATATTGTGTTGGACTTACCCCCTCTATTCCCTTTAAATGCGCGCACTTTTTGGTCTTATGGTCGATTTATTTTTTAAGGGTAGAAATGAAAGAAACCACTGCAATTGAACATGTTCGTGCAAGCTACAATGTACCGCATTGGAGCCAAGGTTATTATGGCATTAATGACCAAGGCGAAATTACTGTGTCACCAAATATGGCGAAGCCAACGCATGCAGTAAGTTTGTCTAAAATTGCCGAACAAATTCAACAGCAAGGGTTATCGTTACCAGCGCTTGTGCGATTTCCGCAAATTTTACACCACCGCGTACATAGCTTATGCAATGCGTTTAACGCGGCTATTGAAAGCTATGATTACAGCAACAACTACTTGCTGGTTTATCCAATCAAAGTAAACCAACAACGCGAAGTGGTGGAAGAAATTTTAGCAAGCCAAGCTAGCCAATCGGTAAAGCAATTAGGTTTAGAAGCTGGCAGTAAAGCTGAGCTGCTTGCAGTACTTGCGATGGCACAAAAAGTCAGCTCTGTGATTGTGTGTAACGGTTATAAAGACCGTGAATACATTCGCTTAGCACTTATCGGCGAAAAGCTTGGTCACAAAGTTAATATTGTGCTTGAGAAACGTTCTGAACTTGAAATGGTGCTTGAAGAAGCACGCAAACTTGGCGTAAGCCCACGCTTGGGTGTGCGCGTACGTTTAGCATCGCAAGGTAAAGGCAAGTGGCAAGCAAGCGGTGGTGAAAAATCAAAGTTTGGTTTGTCAGCATCGCAAGTATTAAGCGTATTAGCTGAGCTTAAATCGCACAAAATGGAAAGCGCACTACAACTCGTTCACTTTCACTTAGGTTCACAAATGGCAAACATTCGCGATGTGCGCACAGGTGTCAGTGAAGCCGCACGTTTTTACTGTGAATTGCGCCGTTTAGGTGCAAATTTAGCCTGTATGGATGTGGGTGGTGGTTTAGCCATTGATTACGACGGCACGCGCAGCCAATCAAGCAATTCTATGAATTACTCGCTTGCGGAATATGCGAATAACATCGTCTACACCATTGGTGACATGTGTAAGCAATATGAGCAGCCAATGCCGATGATTATTTCAGAGTCAGGCCGTGCGTTAACAGCGCATCACGCGGTACTTATTACCAATGTGATTGGCACTGAATCGTATCAGGTAGAAGAACTGCCAGCACTTGAGAGCGATGCACCACTACTTTTACAAAACATGTGGCGTTCATGGTTACAGCTTAATAACCGTGTTGATGACAGAGCGTTAATTGAGATTTATCACGATTGCATTAACGATCTAGCTGAAGTACACAGCCAGTTTGCAATGGGGCTTTTAAGCCTAGAGCAACGCGCATGGGCAGAGCAAATTACACTGCGTATTAACTACGAGCTACAGCAGTTGATGGATGGCAAAAACCGTTTTCATCGGCCAATTATGGACGAGTTAAACGAGCGATTAGCGGATAAATTCTTTGTTAATTTTTCGCTGTTTCAATCGCTGCCAGATGCATGGGGTATTGATCAAGTGTTTCCAGTATTACCGCTTTCTGGCTTAGAAACTATGCCAGATCGCCGTGCAGTGCTACTTGATATTACCTGTGACTCAGATGGCACAATCGACCAGTACGTAGATGGCCAAGGTATTGAAACCACCTTGCCAGTGCCAAATTGGCAAGCCGATTCACCTTACTTGTTAGGCTTTTTCTTAGTGGGCGCTTATCAAGAAATCTTAGGTGATATGCACAACCTATTTGGTGACACTCACAGTGTGGTAGTCAATGTAAATGAAGATGGCAACAGCGAAATTATTGAAATTAACGAAGGCGACAGCGTAGAAGATATGCTGCGTTATGTGCACTTAGATGCAGAAGAATTCAGACTCGCATTTGCTCAATTAGCGAATAGTAAATTACCTGAGCACGAGCGCAGCACAGTTCTTGCTGAGCTGGATGCGGGTTTAAAAGGCTACACCTACTTGGAAGATATTTAACCTATGGTTAAGGTTTTTGAAAAACACAACGGCATGCTTTTTGGCAACGGCGCAACTTTTATGCGCCAGCCATTAGTTAACGACCCAACATCAAGTGATGCTAATGTGGTTGTAATTGGCTTGCCATTTGATATGGCAACTTCTGGTCGCTCTGGTGCCCGCATGGGCCCAGATGCGATGCGCCGCGCATCTGTTAATCTTGCATGGGAAGAAACCCGTTACCCTTGGCCATTTACACTAAACGACCATTGTACTGTAATTGATGCAGGCGACTTGGTGTTTGCACCGGGCGATAGCGAAGGTTTTACACAACAAGTGGAAGATGCCGCAACACAACTCTTAGAACAAGGTAAAAGCCTGCTAAGTTTTGGTGGCGATCACTTTGTTACTTTGCCGCTTTTACGTGCCCATGCAAAACGTTTTGGCAAAATGGCATTAGTGCATTTTGATGCCCACACCGATACCTATGCTAATGGCAGTCAGTATGATCATGGCACTATGTTTTATCATGCGCCAAATGAAGGACTCATCGACAAAAACAGTTCGGTACAAGTGGGTATTCGCACTAATTACACCCAAGCTGAGCATGGCTTTAAAGTGATTGATGGCGCAGAAAGTAATGCATTATCAGCACACACTATTGGTGAAATGATTAAACACACAGTAGGTGAATTACCTGTGTATTTAACCTTTGACATTGACGCGCTTGACCCAGCGTTTGCACCAGGTACGGGCACACCAGTATGTGGTGGCTTAACCACCGACAAAGCGCTCAATATTCTTCGCGAATTAAAAGGGCTGAATATTGTCGGAATGGATGTGGTAGAAGTTGCTCCCGCTTACGATAACAGCGAAATTACCGCACTTGCAGGCGCAACCATTGCGCTCGAAATGCTGCATTTGTGGACGTATAAACATAAGCTAGGTGCATAACCTCGTTTATATTTTGGCACCCAACAAAAAGCCTGTGTTTTCACAGGCTTTTTTATTTTCAATGAGTGGTTATTCAAACTAATCAGTGTGTTTGTGATCCACCTTAGCGTTACATACGTTTAGCTATGTAAATTACCTAAAGGTCACAAAATGTTTAGTTTTCTAAAACCCAACCCAGTAAAAAAAATGAAAAAAGACTATTTCAAATTACTAGAAAAAGCCATGCATGCGCAACGAAATGGTGACATCAAAACCTATTCAATGCTTACTGCTGATGCTGAAACCCTCTGGCAAAAAATAGAAGCCCTTGAAGGCAAAGTTTAAGCATATTAGTTAGATTAATACCCTTCCCCACCATAAACGGGTTCTTTTGGTGCTGGAGCTTTTGCTTTTTGCGAACGTAATATTTGAGACTCTTTTTGCAGTGCATTGATTTTGATTTGGTATTGTTTCGCTACTGCTGACATTTCTTGAGCAATGGATAGTTGTAATTTCGCCCCAGCTAAATTGGTGTTTGCTTTTGCTGATTGCTGTTTTAACACAGAAATCTCATCTTGCATTTTGCGCTGTAACTGTTTTATTTTTGAATTATTGTTTGCGATTTGTCTCTCAACATTTCGCTCGTCAACATAACTACCAATGCGGTTGAGCTCTTGGTTGTGTTTATTGCCATTTGCTCGATTAGTGCTGCCGCTTTTTAGTTGGTTTAATTCATTTTGTAATCGCTCTAGGTTCGCTTGCTCAGCTTCAATAAGTCCGCGGTATCGTTCAGTTATGGCATTCATTTCCATTGCAAGCGCTTCAGAGCGCGAAGCCCCGTATAAATTATTTGCGGTACGCACTGTCATATTTTTAGCTTCGCCAATTTCTGCATCCATATCTTTTTGCAGTTTTTTAATGCGCGCTTTTACCTTGTCAATCTCACGTTTTAATTGTCGCGATTTAACGTACGTATCCGTTGAGTCAGTATTGGGTGTTGCAGTGGCGTTTGGACGTTTTTTTATGACTTGAGGACTTACTTCAATTTTTTCATATTTATCGCTGCATGGCTGATCACTAAACGTGAGCACGCCATCAATTTCACATTTATAAATCGCGGCTTGCGGTGCAAAGCTCATTGCAAAACAAAGTGATAAAAATGAATTCTTGAGAGTAAACATGAAAGTCCTTAATGAATGTAGCGTGCCTAGATTACACCAATCTAGGCAGTATTTGGACTTTTAATTTAGCAGAGTTAGGTGACTGGGATTATTTTAGCGCGTTACTTAAATGCAATGCATGTTGCTGAAGTTCATGACCAAGTTCAGTTAAATAGCCTCCATCTACTTGATCAATAATACCGCGATCAAATAAACGCTTAGCGGACGCTTGTAAGCTTGCTGGTGCATCATGGTGAATTTTTAGCCCTTGCATTGCACTTGATGTTGGAAATTTCAAAAGTAATTCTAGATCGGTGATTTGTTCTGTACCTAGGCTCATTGTGTTTCCTTTTTTATTATTTGTTCCGTTACACAGTATAGATAAGCTTAAGAAAATTGCTTGATCTTGCGCATACAAAACATTGAATTTTCAACAAGCTGTATGACTTATATTTTCCTAATTAAGTTCTGCAGCCTGAAAACGTGCTAATTGCATTTCATTTAAGCGACTGAGCGTACGCCTGAATGAAAAATCTAATATGCCTTGTGTGTAAAGCTGATGCAATGGCACATCGGCATTTATGTAAAGCGGAATTGAACGGTCATAACATTCATCCACCAAAGCAATAAAACGACGTACGCCATCATCTTTTCGCGATAACTGCGGTAAAGTGCGATCTCCTGCGGCAACACGCTCTGCGCCATCTTCGGTACCACGAGCAATATGATTTGCAACAGAATCGCACGATAACTGCGGCACACCTTCAAGAAAAATGACCTTGTAAGTATCACACAGTGAAATAAAGTCGACAGCTGCCAAGGGTTGCTCACATAGCGCATTAAAGCAGCAAAGAAGTAAATGCTCACTTTTGTTAATGACATCTATTTTTAGATGTCCAAGTTCTATTGATTCATCCGAAAAAGATGTTTGATTATACGCTTTGGCAAGCATATTAAATTGTTCGACTAGCGCACCACTTTGCTTCACCCAAAACCGTTTCTGCCTATCACCTGGGTGTAAACGGTGGTCTTGTCCACCATCGACACTCAGTACCTGCATATGCTTTTCTAACGCAGCAATTGCCGGTAGTAGTCGGTCGCGATTAAAGCCATCTTCATAAAGTTGATCTGGAGGTTGATTTGATGTTGCCACCAGCACTAAGCCTTGCTCGAAAAATGCCTGTACAAGCCCACTCAATAAAATCGCATCGCCAATATCACTAACAAAAAACTCATCAAAACAGAGCACATCAACTTCATTGGCTAGTTCAGATGCTAAAACATTAAGTGGATTTTCTCTGCCTGTTAATTGAAATAAGCGCTGATGTACCCAGCGCATAAAATGATGAAAATGCTGTCGTTTAGCAGGTACGGTTAGGCTGTTAAAAAAGCTATCCATCAACCACGTTTTGCCACGCCCCACCGGACCATATAAATACACACCTTTTACATTTGGTCGCTTATTTTCCAGTGCTAGATAGCAATTATGCAGTGCATTAACGGCTATTGCCTGAGCACTGTCGATTACAAAACCATTTTCAAGTGCAGTTTGATAAGCTTGTTGAGGGCTCATTGAAGTGGGCGTATTTGGCATACTTAAATAATCGAGATAAAATTTGGCGCGAAACACGCCAAATCATTTTTATTGAAGTGCTTTTTCAGCAAACAAATGCTTGATAGGCTTTGCTGCATCGACCAAGTTTAGCCCAATGCCGCGAATCAGTTTTTTAACAGGATTACTGCCTTCAAATAATTCCTTTAACCCTTGCATCATCGCAATATGCGTTTGCGCATCGGCTTTTCGCGCCATCTCGTAATGACGTAACGTTTTCGCGTTAGCAAATACGCCATGCTGCTCATCAGCAATTAACTGCAATAGCTTTGCTACATCCTTCAAACCTAAATTCATGCCTAGACCTGCAAGTGGATGAATGGTGTGCGCCGCATCACCCATTAAGATAACGCGATTTTCAACCCACTTTCGTGCGTATCGCATCTTAAGTGGAAAGCTTACACGTTGACTTGCGACAGAGCATAAACCAAGTTCACTATCAAACGCAGCTGTGAGCGCTTTATTAAATTCAGCATCTCCCATTGCAAGTAACTGTTGTGCTTGATCTGGCGATGTTGACCATACAATTGAATGGGTATTTTGTTGTGGTAGCGGTAAAAATGCTAATGGCCCTGTTGGTAAAAATACCTGACGTGCAGTATTTGTATGAGCAGCTTGAGTTTTAATGGTTGCCACAATTGCGTGATGATCATAATCCCAGAAGGTAATTGGCATTTTAAATTGGCCGCGAATTGCCGAATTAGCCCCATCGCAGGCAATCAGCAATTCAGCCATAACCGGTTCACCAGAAGCCAGCGTAACCAATACTTGCTCATCCGTTTGGTGAATGCTGCTATAAGGTGTTTCAAATAACACTTCGAGATTACTATGACTTTCACACTTATTAATCAGCGCCTGACGAATAACCTCATTCTCAACAATGTGTCCGAGCTCTGTTAACTCGAGATCATTACTGGAAAAATGAATACGTCCTATCGAGTCTTTGTCACGAACATCCATATCAGTATAAGGCGCCAATCGCTGGGCCTGAATGCCCTGCCAAATACCCAAATTTTCAAACAGGGCTTGGCTTGCTTTGCTAATCGCACTCACACGTAAGCCAAATTCTTCATTATTGACATTCGCAGGTTTTCCCGCGTCAATTAAGAGCACTTTTTTACCAAGATTAGCTAAACCAAGCGCAGCGCTTAGCCCTATACAGCCACCGCCAACAACAATTGCTTGAACTTGTTTCACTAGCCTACATTCCCCATTAATTGTTTTGCCAATGGCGCTTTTAAACGCTTGCACTTAGCCATTGCGGTTAACACAATACTGCGCGTTAATGCAAAAGCGCGGTTGTCATTTGAAAATCCTCTAACGAGTGCATCAGTTAACCATAATACGGTATCAACATCTTGATTTCGCTCAACTTGGTAGCGGTTAAGCACGATGACATCACCAATATCGCGGTGCTTGGTTGTTGCCTCGGTAATTAACTTTTCAAGTAAGATTACATCGCGCAAACCTAGGTTAAAGCCTTGTCCAGCGATTGGGTGAACTAAATGAGCAGCATTACCTAAAATTGCAACACGATGATGCATTAAACGTTCTGGTCTGCCTACTTTTAATGGATAAGCAGCACGTATTCCGACTTTAGTAAAAATGCCCGCACGATAGCCAAATGACGCTTGTAATTGCGCAACAAAATCAGTTTCAGGTAAACCTAGAAGTGTTTCTTGCTGCTCGGGTTTTACACACCACACCAATGAATAACGGTTTTTAGTCATTGGTAATAAAGCCATTGGGCCGGTTTCGGTAAAACGCTCAAACGCTTTATTATTGTGACCTTTAGCCACTTCAATATTAGCAATGAGTGCAACTTGATCGTAGTCGTCGGTGTGAGTATGGATATGCAGCGGTGCTAATGATTTAGAATGTGCACCATCTGCAACCAACATTAACTTTGCTGATAGCTGCTCACCAGATTCAAGGGTTACATGTACACTGTCCACTTGTTGTTGATAAGTGCTTACCTTATCAGGGCAAAAAAGCGTTATTCCCGCTGTCGCCATCTTTTTATGTAGTTGTTGACCCCATGGTCTCACTTCAACCACATAGCCTAAGGCAGTCTCACTGTATTCATCTGAATGAATGTAGGTTTTACCAAAGTGGCCACGGTCAGAGACCAATACTTCCTTTATCGCAGCAGTAAAGTCATTGTTAGCATCAAGCAAACCAAGAGAAGATAAGTATTTGAACGACTCACTTGCTAACGCGATACTGCGGTCATCAAAGCTTGGCTGACTTTCGTCTGTGGCAGCAAATGCCTCAATAACAGCCACATTGAGCGCTGCGTTTCGCTGTTTAATAGCAAGTGCAGCACATGCTCCCGTTAAACCACCACCTACAATTACAATATCGAACATCGTTTTAATACCTGAAATTAGTTAGCCATTAACGCTTCAATTTCATTAACTGTTTTTGGCACACCCGAAGTTAAATTACGGTGGCCGTGCTCGGTAACAACAACATCGTCTTCAATACGAATACCAATGCCACGGTATTTTTCAGGTGCATCGCTATCTTTTGCGATATATAAACCAGGCTCAATAGTAAGTACCATACCCGGTGCAAATGGGCGGTTTTTATCATCTAATTTATATTCACCTACATCGTGTACATCAAGGCCTAGCCAATGGCCTAAACCATGCATGTAATAGTCTTTGTATTTTTCATCACTGATAAGGCTATCAACATCACCCGTTAAAATACCTAACTCAACCAAACCTTCGGTAAGAATACGCACGACAGCATCTGCCGTTTGTTTTAAGGTATTGCCTGGTTTAACCATTTCAAGCGCTGCAAGTTGCGCTTTTAATACCAGCTCATACACTTCTAGCTGGGCTTCGCTAAACTTGCCATTAACAGGGAAAGTACGCGTAATATCTGCTGCATAGCCATTTAACTCGCAACCTGAATCAATCAATACTAAATCGCCATCGTTTAGTACATCGCTATTTTCGGTGTAATGTAAAATGTTCGCATTATCGCCACCGCCCACAATCGTACCGTATGCTGGGTGACGCGCACCTGACATCGCATAATGGTGGTGGATTTCAGCTTCTAGTTGATACTCTGTTGCACCTTCTTTGGCAAATTTCATCGCACGGATATGCCCTTCTGCGCTGATTTCGCCTGCTTTTGCCATAATTGCAAGTTCGGCATCAGATTTAAATAAACGCATTTCATGCAATGCGTTGCGAATATCTTTAATAACTGTAGGCGCCTTCCAACCACGCTTTGGCGCACCGCGAAGCTTGCTTAACAGTTCCCATACTTTGTCGTCGAACTCTTTATAGGTACCTTGTGCGTAGTATAGGGTTTGCTTCCCTGACACTAAGTCAATTAGGCTATCGTCAAGCTCTGCTAAGGTAAACGCGCTATCAAAGCCGAAATCTTGTTTTGCTTTTTCTGCACCAATACGACGACCACACCAAATCTCTGCCAATTTATCTTTTTCACGACAAAACAAGTGCGATTCGCTCGATTCACCTTTAACAAGTACTAATACGGCATCGGGCTCTGGAAATTGGGTTAAATAGAAAAAGTCACTGTCTTGTCTAAACGCAAATTCAGTATCGCGGCTACGCGTAACTTCCACCGCGGCAGGAATTATTGCAACCGAATTTGCTTCCATTGCTTCTAATAATTTAGCACGGCGTGCTTTTACTTCTTCCACAGAAATAGATACTGGATGTGTCATGATAAATCCTACTGCTTAATGAATTGTGGTATTAATTGCGGCGTTTTGATGCTCTGATTTGCCAAGCTCTGCAAAGCATAAATGAACTGAAATACGAACATACTCAACCACCTCATGGAATGCTTGTTTGTCTTCTTCGGTTTCGTCGAATGTCGTGTCCATTTGGTTTATTTCTGTGAAGTCATGGATTACTTCTTTAACCTCGGCAGATAATCTACCGTAGTCTTTTTGCTTTAATCCAAACCCTAATAGAAAGCCAGATACCCAAGCAACTAATGCATTTGCTCTATCATGAAGCGACTCGTCTTCATCAGGTAGGTATAACTCAAATTGCAATTCACGATTATCAAGCGTGCTACGGATCTGGCTGTAAAAACCAACCAGTAATTTTTTTAAATCCCCTGAAAAAGCAATGCCGTCATTAAATACATCACTCAAAATTGTCAGGTATTCTTTGTCTTCAATATCTACCCCACATGCGAGAAGGCCGGTAATTACACCATGCACTTCGCTTGGCATAATAAATAATTCATTCTGTTCGAGAGTAACTTGAGTTGCTTGGTAATCTTGTGACATAACGCGCTATTTAAATTGCTGTAGTTCAATGATAATGCTAACACTGACGCCCAATTCACGCCATTGTTTTAGCCTAAAGTGTTTAAAACAAAAACAATTTGAATACTTTTACTGCACTTAATCAAACAATCGCAGATTTTAACTAGTTATCTTGGCAATATTTCTTATAATAAAGATGTTCCCTCGAGTGTTGGAGAAAGGTTACGTCCCTGAGCCGAT
This genomic window contains:
- a CDS encoding UPF0149 family protein, whose translation is MSQDYQATQVTLEQNELFIMPSEVHGVITGLLACGVDIEDKEYLTILSDVFNDGIAFSGDLKKLLVGFYSQIRSTLDNRELQFELYLPDEDESLHDRANALVAWVSGFLLGFGLKQKDYGRLSAEVKEVIHDFTEINQMDTTFDETEEDKQAFHEVVEYVRISVHLCFAELGKSEHQNAAINTTIH